The genome window TGCGATATCATCCACTCACCATCACCGACAGGGACATTGAGGAAGAGATTAACAGTCTCTCCTACCCATTGGAGCCTGGGAAGCGGTGAGTCTAAATTCCTTTTagttccccctcccccagagAAATACCTCATTCCACATGAAATTCTAGGCAGCAAATTGCACTTGCTGTCCTTCTTGCTTCCAGCCTAAGGCATGAAATTTTCAAGCACACCACCAAGCTGCCAAGCCACAGAGGACCCAAAGTGTACCAGTCCTTGAAGTATTTTGAGCTTGGTGATGCCCCAACCACCTGCATGAGACCTGATCTCTCTCTTGCTGGGATTGATCCTTTCATATCCAGTAGTGCAGAAGAATTGCCTGAGGAATCCCAGTGAAGACCTTGGCAGATCAGTTCCATTCAGTATGTCATCCTGACTTTAATCAAGAACCCAACGTATGTGTCCTGTCCCCATCTTTTGAGATTGCGTTCACGCTGTCACAGCAGAATGTGctttaaataaagcaaactttcatgaatttttccactttatttcaGTACTGAACACAATTAGTACACAACATATTTCAGGAACAAGCATATACAACAATATACTCTGCTGTTCTCTATTGTATTTCTTTCCAAATAGAATGAGAGAGACTATGCAGAAGACAGCTGGCAGCATGAACTATACCCAATAaattgggggggtggggagaggaggggggggggaaaaaaaaaggaaaaaaacctaACACACAACACATAAGCTAACCAATACCAAAAAGTATGAGACGGTCAGGTCAAGAGAAAATGGGCATGGGGGGGCAGGGAATAGAGGCTGCAAAAATGTTGAAGTATACTGGGAAGAACAAGTGCTTCAGAAAAGCATCAATAATCCTGTTAACACCTGccccatttaaaaaatacatttaataaaaaataataaaaaaaaaaaaagaccatgaCCAAGTTCACATTGTGATCATCTCATTTTGTCCTTGATGCAACACAGGTTTGAACCAAAGGTTCAGTCCAGATCCATGCCATTCATAGGCTTTTCTCCATTATGTAGGCCTGCCTCCTGTTCCATTGTCACATCCTCCACACCCTTCTTGCTGCAGGTGCTGTTTGCCTGTGTGGTCTCCTCAACAGGGGACTCTACCCTTGGCTTTGGCTTGGTGAccaccagctcacacacacgctccagCTCCTTAAAAACAGAACTCAATTAGCTCTTTCTCGACTCTCCTAAAGAATCTTGGTAGCTAAactgttgctaggcaacagtACCTTGGTAATAATAGTTACGCTACATTTCCATCCACATTCCCACTAAATTAGATCAACAGGTCTTACCTGAAGCTTTGCACGGATGTCAGTGCTACGGACCACCGGGTCCTCATCGTGACGGAGCTTATCCTGAGCACTTCTCACGTTGGCCATCCACTCCTGTGTGTCTTTCACACATCTGCTCACCTTCTCCATATCTGGTGCATCTATGTGTGTATAGTTCTCATCCTGACCAATAACAGACAGCATTAACTTTTGGTAATGCCAATCATATTTTAGGTTGTGCAGCTATTGAAATAAAACAGACGTGAGAACAGTCCTGCATTAGCAGTATTCTGCCAATCATTGAAATGTGCTCAATTTCTCCCAGATTGTAGTTACTTTTGTTGTTGTACCTTTTACAACATTCATGAAGACATTTCCCAGATgccatttttactattttttaaatgcacttaATCTGTTGGATAGCCAAATCTTCTTTAGATTCAGCAGCCAGGGTATGCGATTCTTAGGGTGTTTTAGCCAATCACAGTATTTGTTTCCACAAACCTAGACCACATCTGCCCAACCTTACTAAAGCACAGAGCTCATGAGACCAGAATATGATGTGAAATGGCTGATACTACTGATATCTATCTTTTCAGCATCTACCTGACCTCCTATAATCCAGCTGTACTACAGGGTAATGATGAGGAAAAACTAAGATGTAGGTCCAATTTCATATCAATCAACTAGCACAATATAGGACAGGGTTAACTGATTTAAcacagatagaaaaaaaaaaataaataattacccCATTCCTGTAATTCTCTGTAATCTTCACATAGGTCTGGATTCTGGATGTGAGCTCCTCAAAAAGCTTAGGTCTCTGTTCTGCTTCCTCATATCTTTCTTGAACAGGAGTTCCCAGTTTCTACAGAAGGCACAGTCTGGCTTTTACCATCCTGATCTATAAACTGCTGTCTAAGAAGATGGCACTGGCCAGcagcaattatttatttgctggacTATAATATATATTTGCTGCTATTCAGGGAATTCCAATTTAAACGGGGTTGGGGGTAAACACATCTGGCTGTGCCTGATGCTAGAACTCATGACATAATGCAATGTATTGCAAACGTATTGCAATTACTTTCCTTTGTGACAactactaataaaaaaaaattaatctgtcCATAAATCAAGCCGAAATTAACCATTACTGAACTGTAACTGCCAGATTTATATAGCCAAATTTacaactgaatattttactggagaaatttatgCAATAGGTAATACTACAGTTATCCTCCCCAAAATGTAACCTCTACATTGTAAGTTTGTGCACTTAACACTAAGGTACCTGTTGTCTGTTTACCTTGAAGTTAGCAGGCACATTTGTGCAACTAGGTAACCGACAAATCTGCCCACCTGGATTTCAGCAAGCTTATCCAAATATACTTGTTTTTCCTGATCCTCTCCTTCATTGTACAGCCAGTTCTCTGTCCGAGCCAGGAGCTCAGAGAATTTGTTCCGATCCTAAAAACAGCAACACCATCAAGTAAGGGTTAATCAAGTTCCTCTGTTTGTTGAAACTACACAATGAGTGAAACAGAAACAATATATTAAGTAATATAGATCAACATTTATGGATGCTTCCTTCAGGACATGAAACGTATGGTTTTATAAAGCTATTCCTATTTAATAGTGTCTCTAGTGCTGAGCAACAATATTACCATCGAGTTGAGGAAATTTAGGTAAGGTCCCTCAAGTTTGTGCCTGTAATAATACACATGTTCCTCCACTGCATTCTTGGCGTTgttcctctccttctccctttGATCTTGCAGTATCATCTCGCTCtgtcacaaaaacaaacaatatgaATAAGTACTGACTTGGACAGTTTGAAAAATTAAAGCTATTAGTCAAGTTTTTGCAGCCAGCCAAGAATGAAACAATAGTGCTCCTTTCTGAGATCTGCAATCAGAAACATTTTAGTCACAAGTCcagcataattaaaaatactcTTAATGCACTATTAAGAAGCAAGAGTGAAGTGGTACAATACAGGGTGCtaatattcaaacattttcttGGACTCAGCACCATAATGGtgtcattattatcattttataCTGTTAAAGCCCAATCTAATACCTCtagttgtgtgtatgtgctcaGGTGTTCCTTTCCAAGCTGTTGCACCAGCTTTGCCTCGATGGGCAGCCCCACATGCATGGTCTTCATCTTAGGCTTTTTGGCATCAGGAGGCTGGTGAGCTCTGCACTCCCCGTTTAACTGGGAAGAGAACACACATCACGgaatgttgcaaaaaaaaaaaaaaaaaaaaaaaaaaaaaaaaaaaaagtctcaaccAACCAGCATGCGCCACAGTTGTTCCACAACCAGAAGTTACTGAAAGTGATTCACACAACACTCAAGCCATTCAAATCCAAGAACAACAACCAGAGCGAGCTCCTTGTAAGGCACGTGATCACTTACAGCATGTGGGCTGCTATGGCTGTGTTCTTTTTCCGCTGGAGGAGACTGGGGCGCCGGCTGGTTTTCATTATCTACAGACATCTGGGTGTCACCTTCATTTTTCTCTTGTgtcttatcctggaagcacagttCCAGGACAAGAGGCCTTTACAAGAAACCTGCATTTATCTGAATAATGAACTTCTGCTATTAGAAGTGATATCATAGGAACTTCCTTCTTTAatttggtggtgggggggaacAGTATGGCAAGAATAACCAGAGCACAGGGCTGAAATTCCTTCCTTCTCTGGTCCTGATGGGTCTCCCTTTCCCCAGTTTCACTGAGCAACATGTACACCACACATCTGACACATTAACATGAGGAAcgtcatgtaaaaaaaatactgaggCTGCTGAGAAAGGCATACCTGAGTGTCAAGATTGTCTTCGGTCTCTTGTGCATTTGCATCATCCTCCACACTCTCTACAGCGAGAGTCTTGTGGTCCTCCGCTCTCACTTTCTGAATCATGGCAGCAGACGACACGCTCACAATTCCGTCTGCGTTTACTCGCACCTTCACCTTCACTTTTGACCGTTCCCCATCATCCTGGGTGGATACGTTCAGAACTGAAAATTCACCtgatggcgggggggggggggggggggaatcctgTTTAGAACTTGTGGACTAAATGTGCAATTTATTGACAAAGCATTCAGCCTGGAGGTGAAACACAAGCTATGAAATCCAAAGCAGCCACATGTTTGACTGACACATACCAATCTTTGCCTCGGGGTATGGCAATGATGATGGGTCTGAATAAAAGACTTCAAGAATAAAAGGATTTTTACGGTAGAATGCaataactttggagaaagggaTCATGTGATTTTTGCAGAAGACTTCATGGCATCTGGAAAGAAGAAAATTTGGTGAATGAAGATAAAAATAGGACTTTCAAACCAAACAGCTCAAATGAAAAGATTTTGCTTGATAGCGTGACAATTTTGATGCCCCACTTTGAATGGTGCAAGCTGCAAGTTCTGCACTCACCCTGCTGGGTCATCTCCTTCAGTACTCCAGGAGAGCGACATTGGGAATGGGGTAACATCTGTGATGGAGAACTCTCGCACTTTAAACGCAGGTGAAAGGATGGcacactgaacaaaaaaaagtgagacACCAATGTAAATACTGCTAATACTGCCTTTAATTATATGAAACtacagtaatatttaaaatactacTGTGAAACCTACTTGCAGAGCACAGCCCCGGGCCACAGCCTCATCTGCATTAAGTGTGGTGCTGACGTCCTTTCCGAAGAACTTGACGATTTTGGCTCTGATGGCAGGGATGCGGGTCGCTCCCCCGACAACCTCCACAGCGCTGATGTTCTGGGGCTGCAGCTGAGCCTGCTCCATCACAGCCACCAGCGGGACAGTCACACGCTCTATGAGGTCTGCACACAGCTCCTCGAATTGGGCTCTAGACCAACAAATCAATCAATCTTTGAAAGAGCCCCATTGTGGTCTCCTTGAACTCAGGGAAAAATGCCCTAAAATGAAGAGATCTATTCCACAAGTTTTTAGACCATGGTGTGTGGAACTGCTCTTACCTGTTCATTTTGCCTGACACATCTGTATCATCCATGAAGCATTCAATGTTGAGAGGGATATCCGTTGAGTTGCTGCTCATCAGCTTCTTCAACTTCTCACACTCTTGCTGCAGTCGAAGCAGTGCTCGAACCCTCGACTTCACGTCTAGCTTGTACTTGGACTTAAAATCTGTGCAGAAATACTCGACCAGTCTTTGATCAAAGTCCTTTCCACCCAAATCAGGATCAAAGGCTGTTGCTAGAACCTGTTGAGGAAGAAGACCACATATTTACAGGGTtccacctaaaaaaaaaaaaaaaaaaacacaacaggggAAAAAGGGGGGGGTAACTGAGACCTCACCAGAGCCATGTTTACCTTTAACTTTCCCTTGTTAAATGCACAGCCAGACACTTGAAAGGCTGAATGACCCATATCAACAAAAATCACAATCTTGGGCTTTTCTTCTGGGGGTGGAAGATCCTCTTTGTATATCCCGTAATTCAAGGCAACTGGATAGGGACAAACCCAAGATAATTACtagactgtataaatgggtaaataactaaagcACTTTCATGTACAAATGTAAggttctaagttgctttggacaaaggcatttgccaaataaataaatgtgggcCATAGGTTCAATACTTCTACAGTTATATGCCTTTCCTCTGGCTTTCGTACCTGCTGTGGTATCATTCATTAGTCTCAGGCAGTTCAAGCCAGCAATCTGGGCAGCATCAAGCACACACCTCCTTTCTGCATCAGTGAAGAAGGTAGGGACCTACAAGGATAGATCATTGAtggggccaaaaaaaaaaaaaaaaaaaattactacatcCAAAACTTGGTAATCATATTTAATCCCTGGCATTTCCAAACCAATTTCACACAAAAAGTTTGCCCAGATATTTAATGTGAAGAAGTGAGGCTGAGTGCATTTGTGCTGAACTGATGGCTAGAGTTTTATATGTACAGTTGATATGCCAGAGAGCTCAAGATTCAAAGAATAACACTCACAGAAATGACACAATCCACCACTTTCTTCTGTATGTTGGCTTCAGCTGTCTCCTTTAACCTGGTCAGAAGCATGGCAGTGAGCTGCTCTGTGCTGAACTCATGCTTCTTGTCCAGGTACATCACCTGTAGTGCACAAAAGGGTCAAAACATGTAACGTCACCATGCCCACAAGACAGGACAGGAGCAAAACAAAGTGTTGAGATACCTACAAAACTAAAATCAAAGCAAAATGACCCCAAACTGCTTACTTATACAGGTTAGTAATATGTTATTTCCAGCTAAAGCTTGGCAGTGAAAACATTAGGGAGCCTGTGTAACATCCAATCAGACTGAATTACAATAAAATCATTTATGTTGCTGAGGAGTCTGGCCACAGTGGACCCTGACACCCATGGCAACTTTGTAGTAATAATGCCAGATGGCCTTTGGTAAAAGCATATGAGAATTTCAGTAAATAATCCCTTTTGAAATGATTATCAAACACATGTAACAGATGGGAACAGCAGTGGCCAACCTTTGTCCTGGCAATTGACAGGGTAGGTGTATTTTCATGCCAGGTTGTCTCATTGTATGAGAATTTTGACTTTCTGGCAACAAATGAGTTGACCGGGTTATTTCTTTATACTTTGGCTACTCTGCGCGACTTAGTTCTAACTGAGCCTAGATAACCCAAGGACTGACATTAAGTTTTTGTGTTTGgatacacacagaaaaaaaaatacattttactcattCTACCAAATTTTCCACCTGTCTAGTTCTGCAGCACagtgaaaaaccaaaaataagtgtcagtttaaaatattctttactGGGCAAAACTAGCATGAACCTTGACTGTTTGCAAGCTTACCAATTATGTCTTacagaattaatttaaatgactaAGTGTGCACGAAGCATTATAAATAGAGGACACAGCTCTACTTTTCCTTAAAAGAAAGTGCCAAAAATAGCAAGATACTGGTGCTATTTTGCTTCACTTCTGACATATTTGGGTGATTTctaatgaaacactttttaaataaaaactaatcaAAGCAAGGCAGTCAGGGTATCACACAGAAAGaagcataaatacaaaaaggctccaaaaaagaaatcagCCAAAACAACAAGATACTATATGTGGgctatttcactttatttttgacaaatttggcCACTTTTTAGCAAGAAAATGATTTTAGAATGAAAATGCACATATCAAGTTTTGCATCGGATTTCTTAATCTTTTACCTTAATTACTGAGCAACTCTTCATCTGACAGATATCAAAATTATTCTACCTctgaaaatttaagcaaattacCTGTCCCAGACAGTTAGGACAACCATTAATGTTGAACTCTGtatctgcttgtccagtgtagggttgcttaggtctgaagcctatcccagcCATTCCATCATGGGTAGctacacacataaacactcactcattcacacactaaatGGCAATCCATAGTCATCAAGCCACATGAAACATGTGCCTTCAGGCTGTGTGAAAAAGCCAGAGCTTATGGAGGACTGACACaagtagaacatgcaaacactacACAAACTGAATAAGGACTTGAACATACACCTGACTGCACTACCCAGATGATGTGAGGCATTCATGGTGCCACTATATGGGCTAGAAAGTTACCAatttctatatttacattttgcacaaaaCAACCTTTTCCACTGTGCATCAAATGATCAGGGCTAGAGCAAATGCCCACACAGCTATCGACCACAACAGCGAGTGTTGTAGACCAGCTGATAAAATAAAGACTTTGTTTAAAACTCAAAATAAGAATATCTTCTGTGACTCATGAGTtgtttgcaagaaaaaaaaagcataagccATCTTCTTAATGCCCCCCCCATGAAATCCATTCTCTAGTGAAAATGCATACCTCAACACCAGCTCTACCATTCTTCATGGGCACCAGGTCATATGGCACGTTAGACTTCTCATTCTGGACAACAGGATCTTGAAAGGATCTGCCATGAAATCTTTTGAAGTTGAACAATGTGTTCTTTGAATTGGTAAtaagctgtaaaaaaaagaaaactggaaattAACATGAAATACATTCTGCCACTCTTAAAACCTGACATGGGCATGCAATGTTTGTGAAATTTACAGACATTTTCTAGAACTGCTGCTGACTAATACTGAGGATAAGATATTGGAACCGATGGTGAGTTTTACTGAAATTTCAGTAGTTCAAAATGTGTGATGAAATCACCTAAGGTAAAATGGGATATAAATTAAGGTGAATAATATATACTTACACTGACAACTCACTAGTAGAACAAGAAAAAGCAAGTTTACCTGATTTTTAGCTGCATTGCCAATAGTTCTGTTCTTGGAGCCAAAGGACACTACACTCCTGTGGGATTACATGGACATTCAATGTTAATTACAGGACAATtgtcacaaatgaaaaataccaTCATTACCATAAAAAGGCATTTTGTACATAATGCAGTTTTGTGGATTTTATACAATGTCTTCTGTGGAAGGTGGGAAAACTGATGCCACACCCTGACTCCTGCAATGACATCACCTAGAACTTAATGGAATCTCCAGGTAGGGATCTTCATAAGGAACCCAAGCTGAGAAAGAAAGGGCATTTCTACTGAGAATGGCTACTGTTTTGGTTTTCCTGAAATGCCGAGGCTAGCGTTTTAGCTTTAAGTATTGTTTATATCTGGCAGACAATTTTGTCTTCAGTTCTTATATCTGACTTGTTCTTTCCTCAAGTTCTCATTAGCATTTCTGGAATTTTGTCACCACAAATCACTAATCATGAATCcaataataaaacatacaacCATCTCATGCCTGATCAATTTATGAGTGCAAAACACCCTGGGATGTCACATCTGTGTGTTGGTCATTCAAGTTCTTTCACTTAACTGAACAGAAAACAGCCATCAACATGTCCATCAATAAAGTAAGGGGATAAAATGGGTTATTTCCATGACTTTCACAAACTCAAAATCTGTGGGAACAATCTCATTATAGTGTGAAATCCCAGGGAGGTTTCACCATGACCTTACATTTTTCATGAGAAATGGAAGTTATTGCTCTctgcagagagacaaagaggcTCCATTTTCATCATACACTCTGTAATgttattgaataaatataaaaaaagaaaaaaaattccaaggcCCTTTTTTGTAttcctttattctttattcGCATCCAGTCTAGCCAGTTGACATCCAAACATGTAGCCACAGCACCTGCCAGATCCTGGTTTTGTAGGTGGGCTTTTTTGGACTCACTTatgtgccggggggggggggggggggtactgcttTGCCTGCAAAAGTCACGTGTcactaaaacagaaaaaagtagaaTGACTGGAGCATTCTGTGAATGCAGGTCGGGCTACCTTTTCCACTGCATCCACTTAACAGCACCTACTACTTTATCAAGGGACACTAAAACAATCAATCAATATGGGCCAAATGACTTAAAAGCAGTGGGCACTGACCTCATACACCAAGGGACTCGAGAATTTATGGCTTAGCTGTCACCTATATCCAGAGCAACTTGATGCATTTATATAGTTGGGCCTTTTTCCTGATATAACAGTAGGACTTGAAACAGCAACCTTCAAGTTACACATCAGTGCCCGTAATTTTAATTGCTGTGcatcaattacatttattcctttagctgacgtCCGTCTCTCCATCTGCAActacttacacatttatacagctgggtaactcttactgaagcaattttagggtgtcttgttcaagggtactacagctggaggtgggattcgaacacgTGACCACCGGATCAcaagcagttctaaccactacactacttcCCTGAGATGCCAGGCTGAAGAAATTATACCACTTATGATCAATGTAGAGCAAAGCTTTCCGGCTgaacacatgaataaataaatgagtgaatggaCGCCCAACTGCAGCATTTGACCCATGCAGATGACTGCCTTCTAGtactttcttttaatttcatgcATTATTCCCCATAAACTTAATAACCCGAACTCACCACAATGattcatgtaaatataatgccAGCTATCCAACAGTAAGACACACCTCCACATTATTATAAGAAATGCGTCCACATGATCACATGCTCATGATGCTGGACGTGTTTCttatttacaggaaaaaaaaaaaaaaaaaaaaaaaaaaaaaaaaaaaaaaacactcgaTCGCACGCACACCGAACACAACGCAACCGACGGGTCTAAGTGGAGCACTTACGGCGTACACCGATCCGTGAACTCGTTGGTCACCGTCTCGATACCTCCGCCTTTGGCCACCGCGATGTAGCTGTTCTGAAAGCCCACATCGAAGCCCACCACGGACATCTTTCACCCCGGAGCCcctctctgtcttcctctccGTGTGCGTGTTTACGTTCTGTTTCGTGTTGCCTTATCTCCTTCACGGCCCCAAGGACGAGCGCAGCATCTCACGGTGCTCAATACGCAGGGAGCTTCCCCCCCCCGATCCATTTATACTACTGTGAGCGACGAACTTTCCAGAAACTTCTCCATCCTTACAGAACTCACGCGGTGCGGTGTTCTCTCTCTGCACTTCGTCCGGTGGCGTCGTTCGCACTTCCAGTTAGATAACCTGCTTAGAATGTTGTGCGTCCACTATTATTCAGAGTGCTGGTAAAAGATATCTCTTACTAAGAGCCGTGCCGAGAACCTGCCTCCTGGCGTCTTCGATGCAAATTTACGCCCACAAGCTTGCGTCCGCTACGTTATTTCTAGATCTTTCTGGACAGTGAAAACGCGATACGAACGGTAGCCGTACGTTTTTTACGCTGTTGCCACGGCAACGTGACGCCGGAACACATTGGTAGCGTAGCGGCGCATGCGCCGGAGTTGGGCCGTGCACAGAGAAGCCCTGGAGAAACTGGCTGACAACATTAGACTTATTTCGTTTAAAATGCACGATTCCGTCCAGAAACAATGGGCAGAGCACTTCAGCTGAAGATCGCTGAGGATAAGAtgagaaaatttattttttttccaaaaacccCAGCAGTAGCTGGGACGTTGGCATTGTTGCCGGTCGCGCCGCCATTCTTCTTGTCGTTGGAGCTCGCTGTATATCTCGAAAGAGACCCTGAGCTCTAATGGTagggaagaaaaaattaaacctCAGAGAGCGGGGGGGGGTAAGGGTGCGGAAGAAACATAAACACGGTGCCACAGGGTGTGGCCACCAGGGGGAGCACCTGCACCGCCTCGGCAGGGCGTACATGTAGTACATGAAGCTGTGGCTGTAGATGCCCCGACACACAGCGCTTCGTCAGAGTGAGGAGTGTGTCGGCGCGCACATCGCCTGTTCCTCTCTGCTTCGACGTGGACGCGCCGCCGGCTGCAGCCATGTTGCCCCGTGACCGCCTCGCGGGGGGCAGAGTGGcgctctgtgtgctgctcctGGCTTCCAGTGAGTATGGGCAGTTCTCGGGGCAGTCGGCGCCGGCCGTGCGCTTCGGGTTTCACGGAGCAGCGGCGCGGGGTATAGACTTTTTGGG of Scleropages formosus chromosome 10, fSclFor1.1, whole genome shotgun sequence contains these proteins:
- the hsph1 gene encoding heat shock protein 105 kDa; translation: MSVVGFDVGFQNSYIAVAKGGGIETVTNEFTDRCTPSVVSFGSKNRTIGNAAKNQLITNSKNTLFNFKRFHGRSFQDPVVQNEKSNVPYDLVPMKNGRAGVEVMYLDKKHEFSTEQLTAMLLTRLKETAEANIQKKVVDCVISVPTFFTDAERRCVLDAAQIAGLNCLRLMNDTTAVALNYGIYKEDLPPPEEKPKIVIFVDMGHSAFQVSGCAFNKGKLKVLATAFDPDLGGKDFDQRLVEYFCTDFKSKYKLDVKSRVRALLRLQQECEKLKKLMSSNSTDIPLNIECFMDDTDVSGKMNRAQFEELCADLIERVTVPLVAVMEQAQLQPQNISAVEVVGGATRIPAIRAKIVKFFGKDVSTTLNADEAVARGCALQCAILSPAFKVREFSITDVTPFPMSLSWSTEGDDPAGCHEVFCKNHMIPFSKVIAFYRKNPFILEVFYSDPSSLPYPEAKIGEFSVLNVSTQDDGERSKVKVKVRVNADGIVSVSSAAMIQKVRAEDHKTLAVESVEDDANAQETEDNLDTQDKTQEKNEGDTQMSVDNENQPAPQSPPAEKEHSHSSPHALNGECRAHQPPDAKKPKMKTMHVGLPIEAKLVQQLGKEHLSTYTQLESEMILQDQREKERNNAKNAVEEHVYYYRHKLEGPYLNFLNSMDRNKFSELLARTENWLYNEGEDQEKQVYLDKLAEIQKLGTPVQERYEEAEQRPKLFEELTSRIQTYVKITENYRNGDENYTHIDAPDMEKVSRCVKDTQEWMANVRSAQDKLRHDEDPVVRSTDIRAKLQELERVCELVVTKPKPRVESPVEETTQANSTCSKKGVEDVTMEQEAGLHNGEKPMNGMDLD